Proteins encoded by one window of Cystobacter ferrugineus:
- a CDS encoding family 16 glycosylhydrolase translates to MAHDSKWKRMALALLLTACGSNGTPDGDDPGGDGNTGGGDPPGGQTPSGPPPPIQLGAPPSLEWREGYSAFNEPFDALDLGRWRPSDGWANSGDFNAGWRADHAVVTDGRLDLLLDTATCSTGGCSGRPYASGEVATQRYYGHGRYEVRMKPVRTPGTMTAFAITTGPAESTRSDAIDLAILGQNTKALRLNYITNGQRHDLGVNLPFDAADDFHTYGIEWTRDAIHWYVDDQRIHSETGHKGALPSVPGRALVNFWPGNPGSTASWMGRFTYPGSPLVVSVEHLRYSPAAPVELLESFETPEQAALWVRTVGPGASLTARQSNQGHQGKSLYLDYTTSATAYAYTARTFSEPQDWTGVRYLNFWFRGYQTGNRFRVELRDNGPSADAAERFESLFQDDFKGWKWVSVPLTAFTRRTDGQPTGAPEDGLTLSGVWGLAFQPLAGNNEAFIDDIELER, encoded by the coding sequence ATGGCTCACGACTCGAAATGGAAGCGGATGGCCCTCGCTCTGCTCCTGACGGCCTGTGGCTCGAATGGAACCCCGGATGGAGACGATCCGGGAGGCGACGGAAACACGGGCGGCGGAGACCCCCCCGGTGGGCAGACCCCCAGTGGCCCTCCGCCCCCCATCCAGCTCGGCGCGCCCCCCTCCCTGGAGTGGCGCGAGGGCTACTCCGCCTTCAATGAGCCCTTCGACGCGTTGGACCTCGGACGCTGGCGCCCCTCGGATGGCTGGGCGAACAGCGGGGACTTCAACGCCGGCTGGCGCGCGGACCACGCGGTCGTCACCGACGGCCGGCTGGACCTGCTCCTCGACACCGCGACCTGCTCGACGGGAGGCTGCTCCGGACGGCCCTACGCCTCGGGCGAGGTCGCCACCCAGCGCTATTACGGCCATGGGCGCTACGAGGTGCGGATGAAGCCCGTGCGCACCCCGGGCACGATGACCGCCTTCGCCATCACCACGGGTCCCGCCGAGTCGACGCGCTCGGACGCCATCGACCTGGCCATCCTCGGGCAGAACACCAAGGCCCTGCGCCTCAACTACATCACCAACGGGCAGCGGCATGACCTGGGGGTGAACCTGCCCTTCGACGCCGCGGACGACTTCCACACCTACGGCATCGAGTGGACGCGCGACGCCATCCACTGGTACGTCGACGACCAGCGCATCCACTCCGAGACGGGCCACAAGGGAGCGCTGCCGTCCGTGCCGGGGCGGGCCCTCGTGAACTTCTGGCCCGGCAACCCGGGCTCCACCGCGTCCTGGATGGGCCGCTTCACCTACCCGGGAAGTCCCCTGGTCGTGAGCGTCGAGCACCTCCGCTACAGCCCGGCCGCGCCCGTCGAGCTGCTGGAGAGCTTCGAGACCCCCGAACAGGCCGCCCTGTGGGTGCGCACGGTGGGACCGGGCGCGAGCCTCACCGCCCGGCAGTCCAACCAGGGACACCAGGGCAAGTCGCTGTACCTGGACTACACCACGAGCGCCACGGCGTATGCGTACACCGCGCGCACCTTCTCCGAGCCCCAGGACTGGACGGGGGTGCGCTACCTGAACTTCTGGTTCAGGGGCTATCAGACGGGCAACCGGTTCCGGGTGGAGCTGCGCGACAACGGCCCGAGCGCCGACGCGGCGGAGCGCTTCGAGTCCCTCTTCCAGGACGACTTCAAGGGCTGGAAGTGGGTGAGCGTGCCCCTGACGGCCTTCACCCGGCGCACGGACGGACAGCCCACGGGCGCGCCCGAGGACGGACTGACGCTGTCGGGCGTGTGGGGCCTGGCCTTCCAGCCCCTGGCGGGCAACAACGAGGCCTTCATCGACGACATCGAGCTGGAGCGCTGA
- a CDS encoding saccharopine dehydrogenase family protein, whose protein sequence is MPKSAKPEFDVIVWGATGFTGRLVAEYLARTQDTHRARWAIAGRDRSRLEQVRATIAGVNAACAELPLLLANAQDAASLDTLVGRTRVIISTVGPYARYGNELVAACARGGTDYCDLTGEVQWMRRMIDAHDAQARQSGARIVHTCGFDSIPSDLGVLMMQEYMREQHGGHCDRVRFYTTKMKGGVSGGTVASMLQMMDEMQKDPSLRRVLGNPHALDPEPRRGRPEERDQMGVRYDEELGSWTGPFFMASVNTRVVRRSNALLGHPWGKDFLYSEASSFGPGSKGLLAATAMTVGLGASLAVSSVPPVRKQLEQRVLPAPGEGPSAEQREKGSFSIKLLGEGQSTKTGGRVKLEGKVAGKGDPGYAATSRMLAESALCLAFDDVPSAGGILTPASGMGTRLIERLRKADMTFEVREATSNTY, encoded by the coding sequence ATGCCCAAGTCCGCCAAACCCGAATTCGATGTCATTGTCTGGGGAGCCACTGGCTTCACCGGCCGCCTCGTCGCGGAGTACCTCGCCCGTACCCAGGACACCCACCGGGCACGCTGGGCCATCGCGGGCCGGGACCGCTCCAGGCTCGAGCAGGTGCGCGCCACGATCGCCGGCGTCAACGCCGCGTGCGCCGAGCTGCCCCTGCTGCTCGCGAACGCCCAGGACGCGGCCTCGCTGGACACGCTGGTGGGCCGCACCCGAGTCATCATCAGCACCGTGGGCCCCTACGCGCGCTACGGCAATGAGCTGGTGGCGGCCTGTGCCCGCGGCGGTACCGACTACTGCGACCTGACGGGCGAGGTGCAGTGGATGCGCCGGATGATCGACGCCCACGACGCCCAGGCCCGCCAGAGCGGCGCGCGCATCGTGCACACCTGCGGCTTCGACTCCATCCCCTCGGACCTGGGCGTGCTCATGATGCAGGAGTACATGCGCGAGCAGCACGGGGGCCACTGTGACCGGGTGCGCTTCTACACGACGAAGATGAAGGGCGGCGTCAGCGGCGGCACCGTGGCGAGCATGCTGCAGATGATGGACGAGATGCAGAAGGATCCATCCCTGCGCCGGGTGCTCGGCAATCCCCACGCGCTCGACCCCGAGCCGCGGCGCGGCCGCCCCGAGGAGCGCGACCAGATGGGTGTGCGCTACGACGAGGAGCTGGGGAGCTGGACGGGCCCCTTCTTCATGGCCTCGGTGAACACGCGCGTGGTGCGCCGCTCCAATGCCCTGCTCGGCCACCCCTGGGGCAAGGACTTCCTCTACTCCGAGGCGAGCAGCTTCGGGCCCGGCTCCAAGGGACTGCTCGCCGCCACGGCCATGACCGTCGGCCTGGGAGCCTCCCTCGCGGTCTCGAGCGTGCCACCCGTGCGCAAGCAGCTCGAGCAGCGCGTGCTGCCCGCCCCCGGCGAGGGCCCCTCGGCCGAGCAGCGCGAGAAGGGCTCCTTCTCCATCAAGCTCCTCGGCGAGGGCCAGTCGACCAAGACGGGAGGACGGGTGAAGCTGGAGGGCAAGGTGGCCGGCAAGGGAGATCCGGGCTACGCGGCGACGTCGCGGATGCTCGCCGAGTCGGCGCTGTGCCTCGCCTTCGATGACGTCCCCTCCGCGGGCGGCATCCTCACCCCCGCCTCGGGCATGGGCACCCGCCTCATCGAGCGGCTGCGCAAGGCCGACATGACGTTCGAGGTGCGCGAGGCCACGTCGAACACCTACTGA
- a CDS encoding endonuclease/exonuclease/phosphatase family protein produces the protein MTQSPARTVSAVAPGQEEVDLRVMTFNIQSGIQGLDRVAEVIRSAAPDIVALQEVDVRSIRASGLDQPAVLAERTGLPYYAHFRTTSLFGGDYGVALLSRFPLESVRQHPLPVVEGTEPRTLAHALVKVNGQEVSVYVTHLTRRPFNNAIRVRQSGAIMALVSQDPRPKLLMGDMNDTPESNSLRLFKRELMDVFAQRGEGSDITYPLPIIPSLRLDYVLASERFMPRRSKVLRVKASDHYPVVADLTLLGPVRTPSPQLVTGEPGMASTASSQ, from the coding sequence ATGACTCAATCCCCGGCCCGGACGGTCTCCGCCGTGGCACCCGGTCAAGAGGAGGTGGACTTGAGGGTGATGACCTTCAACATCCAGTCCGGCATCCAGGGACTCGACAGGGTGGCGGAGGTCATCCGCTCCGCCGCGCCCGACATCGTCGCGCTGCAGGAAGTGGATGTCCGCTCCATTCGGGCCAGTGGATTGGATCAGCCCGCCGTGCTCGCCGAGCGCACGGGGCTGCCGTATTACGCCCACTTCCGCACCACCTCGCTGTTTGGCGGGGACTATGGTGTGGCGCTCCTGTCGCGCTTCCCGCTGGAGTCCGTGCGGCAGCACCCGCTGCCCGTGGTGGAGGGCACCGAGCCGCGCACCCTGGCCCATGCCCTGGTGAAGGTGAACGGGCAGGAGGTGAGTGTCTACGTCACCCACCTCACCCGGCGGCCCTTCAACAACGCCATCCGCGTGCGCCAGAGCGGGGCCATCATGGCGCTGGTGAGCCAGGATCCCCGGCCCAAGCTGCTCATGGGAGACATGAATGACACGCCCGAGTCCAACTCGTTGCGGCTCTTCAAGCGTGAGCTCATGGATGTGTTTGCCCAGCGCGGCGAGGGCTCCGACATCACCTACCCCCTGCCCATCATCCCCAGCCTGCGCCTCGACTACGTCCTGGCGAGCGAGCGCTTCATGCCCCGGCGCAGCAAGGTCCTGCGCGTGAAGGCCTCGGATCACTACCCGGTGGTGGCCGATCTCACCCTGCTCGGCCCCGTGCGCACGCCCAGCCCCCAGCTCGTCACGGGCGAGCCTGGCATGGCCTCCACTGCCAGCAGCCAGTAG
- a CDS encoding type III polyketide synthase, protein MNSAITQDFAPVIRAVERLLPQHYSPQDQIIGALRDLWATRHYNVERLEELHRSVQVDGRFLALPIEQYHTLTTFQQRNDAWIKVASELGEQVVGKALERTGLTPRDVDHIFFVTVTGISTPSIDARLMNRMRMRSDVKRTPIFGLGCVAGAAGVSRASDYLRAWKDQTALLITVELCSLTLQREDLSIPNIIASGLFGDGAACVVLQGAGKAPANAGPRVVATRSVLFPDTERIMGWDVVDSGFKVVLSAKVPQLVREHIRQDVDGFLAEQGLTRKDIKHWVAHTGGPKVLQAFEDSLELVAGSLERSWKSLHEVGNLSSASVLFVLGDTLAAGVAQPGDWGVMMAMGPGFCAELVLLRW, encoded by the coding sequence ATGAACTCCGCAATCACCCAGGACTTCGCTCCCGTCATCCGTGCCGTGGAGCGACTGCTCCCGCAGCACTACTCCCCGCAGGATCAGATCATCGGGGCGCTGCGGGACCTGTGGGCCACGCGGCACTACAACGTCGAGCGCCTGGAGGAGTTGCATCGCTCGGTGCAGGTGGACGGCCGCTTCCTCGCCCTGCCCATCGAGCAGTACCACACGCTCACCACCTTCCAGCAACGCAATGACGCGTGGATCAAGGTGGCCAGCGAGCTGGGCGAGCAGGTGGTGGGCAAGGCATTGGAGCGCACGGGGCTCACGCCGCGGGACGTGGACCACATCTTCTTCGTCACGGTGACGGGCATCTCCACGCCGAGCATCGACGCGCGGTTGATGAACCGCATGCGCATGCGCTCGGACGTGAAGCGCACGCCCATCTTCGGGCTGGGGTGCGTGGCGGGGGCGGCGGGCGTGTCGCGCGCCTCGGACTACCTGCGCGCGTGGAAGGACCAGACGGCGCTGCTCATCACCGTGGAGCTGTGTTCGCTGACGCTCCAGCGCGAGGACCTGTCCATCCCCAACATCATCGCCTCGGGGCTCTTCGGGGACGGGGCCGCGTGCGTGGTGTTGCAGGGGGCGGGCAAGGCCCCGGCGAACGCGGGCCCGCGGGTCGTGGCCACCCGCTCGGTGCTCTTCCCGGACACCGAGCGCATCATGGGCTGGGACGTGGTGGACTCGGGCTTCAAGGTGGTGCTGTCGGCCAAGGTGCCGCAGCTCGTGCGCGAGCACATCCGCCAGGACGTGGACGGCTTCCTCGCCGAGCAGGGGCTCACGCGCAAGGACATCAAGCACTGGGTGGCGCACACCGGCGGCCCCAAGGTGTTGCAGGCCTTCGAGGACTCGCTGGAGCTGGTGGCGGGCTCGCTGGAGCGCTCCTGGAAGTCCTTGCACGAGGTGGGCAACCTGTCCTCGGCCTCGGTGCTCTTCGTGTTGGGTGACACCCTGGCGGCGGGCGTGGCCCAGCCCGGCGACTGGGGCGTGATGATGGCCATGGGTCCGGGCTTCTGCGCTGAACTCGTGCTGCTGCGATGGTGA
- a CDS encoding acyl carrier protein, producing the protein MVEHELVVLDEIRRIVSHELEWSGPVEPVHHLMRDLQLDSLGLTVLAVELENRFRIRLSMEDSVGVVTVGDLMHLVASRLSGGTRDAFVEGAP; encoded by the coding sequence GTGGTTGAGCATGAGCTGGTGGTCCTCGATGAAATCCGCCGCATCGTTTCCCATGAGCTGGAGTGGAGTGGCCCGGTGGAGCCCGTGCATCACCTGATGCGCGACCTGCAACTCGACAGCCTGGGTCTCACGGTGCTGGCGGTGGAGCTGGAGAATCGCTTCCGCATCCGCCTGTCCATGGAGGACTCGGTGGGCGTGGTCACGGTGGGAGACCTCATGCACCTGGTGGCCTCGCGGCTGTCGGGTGGCACCCGGGACGCCTTCGTGGAAGGCGCGCCATGA
- a CDS encoding fatty acyl-AMP ligase has product MKGPPLPRVKYPTLNEALVGAARGRLGLIFVDAAERETHLPWAQVYERARRTASGLHRLGVRPGDRVALLLPTSPGFMDAFFGTLLAGAVPVPLYPPVRLGRLEEYHRSTARMLEVSGAAVVLTDSKVRLLLGAPVAAARPRFGCLTVEDVSREGGELALSVTPQSLGLIQFSSGSTVDPKPVALRHDNLMAQLAALEAEIPPPLEGDPVGVSWLPLYHDMGLIGCLLSALYYPGSMVLIPPEVFLARPALWLRALSRHRGFVSPAPNFAYGLCLKRVKDAELEGVDLSAWRHALNGAEPVSLETLRRFGERFARWGFQPGAMRPVYGLSEASLAVTFPVAGRGPYALGVDARVLAMERRVVDGERPVVSVGRPVPGVEVQVRDSLGHVLPERRVGRVFARGPSVMEGYFGLPEATVRALDEAGWLDTGDLGFEADGELFLTGRAKDLVIIRGANHAPQEFEEALEGVEGLRTGCAVALGFTPEDGQDEALLVLAEHAPGARVEGLEERVREAVVASTGVRPHTVRVLEPGTLPRTSSGKLRRGEALRRFLANELTAPKKVKTVGLMVEMARSALAFARAGREE; this is encoded by the coding sequence ATGAAGGGGCCCCCGCTGCCGCGCGTGAAGTACCCCACGCTCAACGAGGCCCTGGTGGGCGCGGCCCGTGGGCGGCTCGGGCTCATCTTCGTGGACGCGGCCGAGCGCGAGACGCATCTGCCCTGGGCCCAGGTGTACGAGCGGGCCCGCCGCACGGCCTCGGGGCTGCACCGTCTGGGAGTGCGGCCCGGGGATCGCGTGGCGCTGCTGCTGCCCACCTCGCCGGGCTTCATGGACGCGTTCTTCGGCACGCTCCTGGCGGGCGCGGTGCCGGTGCCGCTCTATCCCCCGGTGCGCCTGGGCCGGCTGGAGGAGTACCACCGCTCGACGGCGCGCATGTTGGAGGTGTCGGGCGCGGCCGTGGTGCTCACGGACTCGAAGGTGCGGCTGCTCCTGGGCGCGCCCGTGGCGGCGGCGCGTCCCCGGTTCGGGTGCCTGACGGTGGAGGACGTGTCGCGCGAGGGGGGGGAGCTGGCGCTGTCCGTCACGCCCCAGTCCCTCGGCCTCATCCAGTTCTCGTCGGGCTCCACGGTGGACCCCAAGCCGGTGGCGTTGCGCCACGACAACCTGATGGCGCAGCTCGCGGCGCTGGAGGCGGAGATTCCGCCGCCGCTCGAGGGCGACCCCGTGGGCGTGTCGTGGCTGCCGCTCTACCACGACATGGGCCTCATCGGTTGTCTGCTCTCGGCGCTGTACTACCCGGGGAGCATGGTGCTCATTCCGCCCGAGGTGTTCCTCGCGCGGCCGGCGCTGTGGCTGCGCGCCCTGTCGCGCCACCGCGGCTTCGTGTCGCCCGCGCCCAACTTCGCCTACGGGCTGTGCCTCAAGCGGGTGAAGGACGCGGAGCTGGAGGGCGTGGACCTGTCGGCCTGGCGGCATGCGCTCAATGGCGCGGAGCCCGTGTCGCTGGAGACGCTGCGGCGCTTCGGCGAGCGCTTCGCGCGCTGGGGCTTCCAACCGGGGGCGATGCGGCCCGTGTATGGGCTGAGCGAGGCGTCGCTCGCCGTCACCTTCCCGGTGGCGGGCCGGGGGCCGTACGCGCTCGGAGTGGACGCGCGGGTGCTGGCCATGGAGCGGCGCGTGGTGGACGGCGAGCGCCCGGTGGTGTCCGTGGGGCGTCCGGTGCCGGGCGTCGAGGTGCAGGTGCGCGACTCGCTGGGCCACGTGTTGCCGGAGCGGCGCGTGGGGCGGGTGTTCGCCCGGGGCCCCTCGGTGATGGAGGGCTACTTCGGCCTGCCCGAGGCCACGGTGCGCGCGTTGGACGAGGCGGGCTGGCTGGACACGGGGGACCTGGGCTTCGAGGCGGACGGCGAGCTGTTCCTCACCGGCCGCGCGAAGGACCTGGTCATCATCCGCGGCGCCAACCACGCGCCCCAGGAGTTCGAGGAGGCGCTGGAGGGCGTGGAGGGCCTGCGCACGGGGTGCGCGGTGGCGCTGGGCTTCACCCCCGAGGACGGCCAGGACGAGGCCCTGCTGGTGCTCGCCGAGCATGCGCCGGGGGCGCGGGTGGAGGGCCTGGAGGAGCGGGTGCGCGAGGCGGTGGTGGCGAGCACGGGCGTGCGGCCCCACACGGTGCGGGTGCTGGAGCCGGGCACGCTGCCGCGCACGTCCAGCGGCAAGCTGCGCCGGGGCGAGGCCTTGCGGCGCTTCCTCGCCAATGAGCTGACCGCGCCCAAGAAGGTGAAGACGGTGGGGCTCATGGTGGAGATGGCCCGGAGCGCGCTGGCCTTCGCCCGGGCGGGGCGCGAGGAGTAG
- a CDS encoding zinc metalloprotease — MSRSVVSKSGKFAVVLGSVLALGGCTEVDQLPVEESAPQEQGFARGCVTKDLSEAERNAVEQAIAGTVKGQARTPGSVTIKVYWHTITNTSGAGALSATAIANQISVLNAAYSKTPFKFSLVSTDTTANNSWYTTTGGTYETQMKNALRKGGAGDLNVYSNNMGGGLLGWATFPSSYSSQPKMDGVVILYSSLPGGTAAPFNQGDTATHEVGHWLGLYHTFQGGCTTTNDSVSDTPAESTPASGCPTGRDTCSSAGLDPITNFMDYSDDACMNTFSAGQIERMDSMVKTYRGL, encoded by the coding sequence ATGTCCCGCAGCGTCGTGTCGAAGAGTGGCAAGTTCGCGGTGGTCCTGGGTTCGGTCCTGGCGCTCGGTGGCTGTACCGAGGTGGATCAGCTGCCCGTTGAGGAGTCGGCGCCCCAGGAGCAGGGCTTCGCGCGCGGCTGCGTGACGAAGGACCTGAGCGAGGCCGAGAGGAACGCGGTGGAGCAGGCCATCGCGGGGACGGTGAAGGGCCAGGCGCGCACCCCGGGCTCGGTGACCATCAAGGTCTACTGGCACACCATCACCAACACCTCGGGCGCGGGCGCCCTGAGCGCCACGGCGATCGCCAACCAGATCTCCGTGCTCAACGCCGCCTACTCGAAGACGCCCTTCAAGTTCTCGCTCGTGAGCACGGACACCACCGCCAACAACTCCTGGTACACCACCACGGGCGGCACCTACGAGACGCAGATGAAGAACGCGCTGCGCAAGGGCGGCGCGGGCGACCTCAACGTCTACTCCAACAACATGGGCGGCGGCCTGCTGGGCTGGGCGACCTTCCCCTCCAGCTACTCGTCGCAGCCGAAGATGGACGGCGTGGTCATCCTCTACAGCTCGCTGCCCGGCGGCACCGCGGCCCCCTTCAACCAGGGCGACACGGCCACCCACGAGGTCGGCCACTGGCTGGGCCTGTACCACACCTTCCAGGGCGGCTGCACCACCACGAATGACAGCGTGAGCGACACCCCGGCCGAGTCCACTCCGGCGTCGGGTTGCCCCACGGGCCGCGACACCTGCTCCTCCGCCGGCCTGGATCCCATCACCAACTTCATGGACTACAGCGACGACGCCTGCATGAACACCTTCTCCGCGGGCCAGATCGAGCGCATGGACTCGATGGTGAAGACCTACCGCGGTCTGTGA
- a CDS encoding fatty acyl-AMP ligase, with translation MSHEPLRRQTGPIALGPGAGRHPSRQLAPRAPTRAQPAPVHSLAEAVVHWGRTRPSQPLLYFVDLEERLTVLTAGDLLHNTLRLGANLRARGVRHGDRVVLSFDTSPEFLECFLACGLVGATPCLIELPSSKVSVQAWGERLRAKLRLLGARAMLIDPDFVDLAHEALAEYTPESGHPTPFVAVPTDLVADAEPLTPPTLDANETAFIQFTSGTTDAPKGVQISHRALLANCAAIGEGGGWDSDDLMVCWLPLFHDMGLVASVLASLVHGLPTALLPPFGFLLKPSRWLWTMHAFRATSCFAPNFAYQLCVKRIKDAELDGLDLSAWKRAYNAAEFIHADTVHQFTERFGPHGFEAEAWRPSYGMAEMVVGVTCRMRGEPLRVETLSRTALATRREAVPLAPGPHTDALVVHGVGRPLKGIELRIVDEEGHPVPERHEGEILLRGTSLFSGYYQNPEATDAVLRDGWLYTGDLGYLAGGELFICGRSKDLIIKAGENHHPYTMENAAGRVAGVRVGCVAAVGVNNAQTGTEDIVIVCETTESKPDALRQLCKHVEETVFQGAGVRPNRVVPVPPQSLPKTTSGKLKRAYIRQNIEEFEALSLLVKPPPPVAVVH, from the coding sequence ATGAGCCACGAGCCGCTGCGGCGACAGACGGGTCCCATCGCACTCGGCCCCGGAGCGGGGCGTCACCCGAGCCGGCAGCTCGCCCCTCGCGCCCCCACGCGCGCCCAGCCCGCCCCCGTGCACTCGCTGGCCGAGGCCGTGGTGCACTGGGGACGCACCCGCCCCTCCCAGCCCCTGCTCTACTTCGTGGACCTGGAGGAGCGGCTCACCGTGCTCACCGCGGGGGACCTGCTGCACAACACCCTGCGCCTGGGCGCCAACCTGCGCGCGCGCGGCGTGCGGCACGGGGACCGGGTGGTGCTCTCGTTCGACACCAGCCCCGAGTTCCTCGAGTGCTTCCTGGCCTGCGGGCTGGTGGGCGCCACGCCCTGTCTCATCGAGCTGCCCTCCTCCAAGGTGTCCGTGCAGGCCTGGGGCGAGCGGCTGCGCGCGAAGCTGCGGCTGCTCGGCGCCCGCGCCATGCTCATCGATCCGGACTTCGTGGACCTGGCGCACGAGGCGCTCGCCGAGTACACCCCCGAGTCCGGCCACCCCACCCCCTTCGTGGCCGTCCCCACGGACCTGGTGGCCGACGCCGAGCCCCTCACCCCGCCCACCCTGGACGCGAACGAGACGGCCTTCATCCAGTTCACCTCGGGCACCACGGACGCGCCCAAGGGCGTGCAGATCTCCCACCGGGCGCTGCTGGCCAACTGCGCGGCCATCGGCGAGGGCGGCGGGTGGGACTCGGATGACCTGATGGTCTGCTGGCTGCCGCTCTTCCACGACATGGGTCTGGTGGCGAGCGTGCTGGCCTCGCTCGTCCACGGCCTGCCCACGGCGCTCTTGCCGCCCTTCGGCTTCCTGCTCAAGCCCTCGCGCTGGCTGTGGACGATGCACGCCTTTCGCGCCACCTCGTGCTTCGCGCCCAACTTCGCCTACCAGTTGTGCGTCAAGCGGATCAAGGACGCGGAGCTGGACGGCCTGGACCTGAGCGCCTGGAAGCGCGCCTACAACGCCGCGGAGTTCATCCACGCCGACACGGTGCACCAGTTCACCGAGCGCTTCGGCCCCCATGGCTTCGAGGCGGAGGCGTGGCGGCCGTCCTACGGCATGGCGGAGATGGTGGTGGGGGTGACGTGCCGCATGCGGGGCGAGCCCCTGCGCGTCGAGACGCTCTCGCGCACGGCCCTGGCCACGCGGCGCGAGGCCGTGCCCCTGGCCCCGGGCCCCCACACCGACGCGCTCGTGGTGCACGGCGTGGGCCGGCCGCTCAAGGGCATCGAGTTGAGAATCGTGGACGAGGAGGGCCACCCGGTGCCCGAGCGCCATGAGGGGGAGATCCTCCTGCGCGGCACGTCCCTCTTCAGCGGCTACTACCAGAACCCCGAGGCCACGGACGCGGTGCTGCGCGACGGCTGGCTGTACACCGGAGACCTGGGCTACCTCGCCGGCGGAGAGCTCTTCATCTGCGGGCGCAGCAAGGATCTCATCATCAAGGCGGGGGAAAACCACCACCCGTACACCATGGAGAACGCCGCCGGGCGCGTGGCGGGCGTGCGCGTGGGCTGCGTGGCGGCGGTGGGCGTCAACAACGCCCAGACGGGCACCGAGGACATCGTCATCGTGTGCGAGACGACCGAGAGCAAGCCCGACGCGCTGCGCCAGTTGTGCAAGCACGTGGAGGAGACCGTCTTCCAGGGCGCCGGAGTCCGTCCCAACCGCGTCGTCCCCGTGCCGCCCCAGTCCCTGCCCAAGACGACCAGCGGCAAGCTCAAGCGCGCCTACATCCGCCAGAACATCGAGGAGTTCGAGGCCCTCTCCCTCCTGGTGAAGCCGCCGCCCCCCGTGGCCGTGGTGCACTGA
- a CDS encoding type III polyketide synthase: MTPVAPERRPTLLSIASAVPPLSLTQEEIYEGLFKDWFKNVPNAQRIIQNTGVRRRFFAWDPRVELKKGRMGVGDRVRVYERVGLQVTGESVQKALGELERSRVGAFTMTTNSGYSGPGLDLYIAKKLGLPSSIRRTFVGHMGCFAAFPVLRTAMDSVAARPDEYVIANASEYSSLHYHDTPDPEQVVIHGLFGDAACTVVMGSAPDGEGVQFLRSHTEQLYDTHELMGWNMHNDGFRMNLSPYVPFVLAEHVDDFLEKLLGPEGLKAGDIKHWLIHPGGPKILEGLGKQLKLDKSRMRASWHVLSEYGNCGATTVLLVLEEVLRSDNPQRGEYGVMMGFGPGLTVEGILVRF; encoded by the coding sequence ATGACGCCGGTAGCACCCGAGCGTCGCCCCACCCTGCTGTCCATCGCCTCGGCCGTTCCCCCGCTGTCGCTCACGCAGGAAGAAATCTACGAGGGGCTGTTCAAGGACTGGTTCAAGAACGTCCCCAACGCCCAGCGCATCATCCAGAACACCGGGGTGCGCCGCCGCTTCTTCGCGTGGGATCCCCGCGTGGAGCTCAAGAAGGGCCGGATGGGCGTGGGGGACCGGGTGCGCGTGTACGAGCGCGTCGGCCTCCAGGTCACCGGGGAGTCGGTGCAGAAGGCGCTGGGCGAGCTGGAGCGCTCGCGCGTGGGCGCCTTCACCATGACGACCAACTCGGGCTACTCGGGGCCTGGGTTGGACCTGTACATCGCCAAGAAGCTCGGGCTGCCCTCCAGCATCCGCCGCACCTTCGTGGGGCACATGGGCTGCTTCGCGGCCTTCCCCGTGCTGCGCACCGCCATGGACAGCGTCGCCGCGCGCCCGGACGAGTACGTCATCGCCAACGCCTCCGAGTACAGCTCGCTGCACTACCACGACACGCCGGACCCCGAGCAGGTGGTGATCCACGGCCTGTTCGGCGACGCGGCGTGCACGGTGGTGATGGGCAGCGCCCCGGACGGTGAGGGCGTGCAGTTCCTGCGCTCGCACACCGAGCAGCTCTACGACACGCACGAGCTGATGGGCTGGAACATGCACAACGACGGGTTCCGCATGAACCTGTCGCCCTACGTGCCCTTCGTGCTCGCCGAGCACGTGGACGACTTCCTGGAGAAGCTGCTCGGCCCCGAGGGGCTCAAGGCCGGTGACATCAAGCACTGGCTCATCCACCCGGGCGGGCCGAAGATCCTCGAGGGCCTGGGCAAGCAGCTCAAGCTGGACAAGTCGCGCATGCGCGCGAGCTGGCACGTGCTCAGCGAGTACGGCAACTGCGGCGCCACCACCGTGCTGCTGGTGCTCGAGGAGGTGCTGCGCTCGGACAACCCCCAGCGCGGCGAGTACGGCGTGATGATGGGATTTGGACCCGGACTGACCGTCGAGGGCATCCTGGTCCGCTTCTGA
- a CDS encoding acyl carrier protein has translation MHRQEILDHVRNIILATHTGLYPDDVNEFSSMTYDLGMDSFHLESMISRLKDEVANIEFTPWYIKASRRGHDTVGSLVDFIDERQPQPQDANVTGDEASLGDGLEALDSEAA, from the coding sequence ATGCACCGGCAGGAGATTCTGGATCACGTTCGCAACATCATCCTGGCCACCCACACGGGCCTGTACCCGGACGACGTGAACGAGTTCTCCTCGATGACGTACGACCTGGGCATGGACTCCTTCCACCTGGAGTCGATGATCTCCCGGCTCAAGGACGAGGTGGCCAACATCGAGTTCACCCCCTGGTACATCAAGGCGTCGCGCCGGGGACATGACACGGTGGGCAGCCTGGTGGACTTCATCGACGAGCGCCAGCCGCAGCCCCAGGACGCGAACGTGACGGGCGACGAGGCCTCCCTGGGCGACGGGCTCGAGGCACTGGACTCGGAGGCGGCATGA